The genomic DNA CCTTTTGCGCTGTGCAAAGTCATCAACTTGACCGCATCGGCGTTTGCTTTGGCTTCCTTGTCCGGCTCTTCGTCTCTCCGCTCGAGTGCGATGCTGTCGAGATAGTCCCCCAGCGACGGCTTCGCAGTTCGATCAACATACTCAGCGAGCGAGTTAATATAATCTTCCAGGACCGCTTTCCGCGTCGCCTGTTGGAGTTCGTCTTTGTATTGTTTTTCGATTTCGTTTTCGTACCTGATCTCTTTAACAAGCTGATGCGTCAGCGTATCAAGTTGATCGGGATTGTTATGATACTGTGCACGCCAGCGTTGAAACTGGGAGTGCAGATGAAGAACAGCGTCAGCTGTCTTTTGAGTCAGTTCACCTTCGTTGAGAGAGTCGGGAACGACATCCCAGATTTTCTTTCCGGTCCGGACCGCACGTTTCAACAACTTTTCAACTGAGCCAATCCCAATTCCGCGCGTTGGCGTATTGATGATTCGCAACAGTGCCTGCTCATCGTCATCGCGAGCGATGACTTTCATGTAACAGAGCAGATCTCGAATCTCTTTGCGATCATAAAACGATTGGCTTCCCATCAGCACGTAAGGAATTTGTCGGCGTCGAAGCTCGGATTCAAAAATCCGTGGTTGTTCGTTGGTACGAAACAAGATCGCAAAATCCTTGAGAGGAATTCGACGCGACTCATTCAGGTGCTTGATCTCGTGAACGACCCGTTCCGCTTCGGTTTGCTCATCAGGCAGTTCCAGAAACCGAACATCCTCATGCGATTTCTTATTCGTCCGCAGCACTTTTTGATGCCGTTCTCGATTATGCTTGACCAGCCGGTTCGCCAGATCAAGGATACTGTCCGTACAACGATAGTTTTCTTCGAGGCGGATCACCTTCGTTCCCGGAAACTGTTGCGCAAACCCCAGAATGTGTTTCAATTCTGCTCCGCGCCATCCGTAAATCGATTGATCATCGTCACCCACCACACAGAGATTTTGATGCTCACGAACTAAGGCATCAATAATACGAAACTGAATTCCGTTTGTGTCTTGATATTCATCAATCTGAACATGGGAAAATCGCTGTTGATGCTTCGCCAGAACTTCCGGGTAGTTCAGGAACAATCGTTCGGTAAGCAACAACAAGTCGTCGAAGTCGACTGTTCCCGTCGCTTTCAAATTTTGTTGATACCGTCGATACGCCAATCCACCAAGGTATTCCTTGTCATCAAGCGCGGCTTCAGTGGCTCGGTCGGGAGCGATTCCGATCGACTTCCACTTACTGATAAGTGACAGCAAATCGCCCGGCCGTAGAGACTTCTCCGTCACACGGATATCGCGCAATACGCGCCGTGCCATCGATTCTTGATCACCGCGATCCATAATCGAAAACTTCTCGGGATATCCCAAAACAGAAATATCGGAACGCAAGACTCCGACACAAAGCGAGTGAAACGTTGAGATCCATGGTTTCACTTTCAGATTCGAACCAATCAAAGACTTGGTTCGCTCAAGCATTTCCTTAGCTGCTTTGTTCGTAAACGTCACAGAAAGAATGCGATCCGCAGGAACGCCGGTGCGAAGGAGCTCACCAATCCGGTAAGTAATCACTCGCGTCTTCCCGGTCCCGGCTCCTGCCAGCACAAGAACAGGCCCATTCACTGTTTTTACGGCTTCCCGCTGCGCAGGGTTTAAGTGTGACAGATCCATCGATCAACTGTTATCCATAAGAGCATTACCAAGGCTCGTCATCCCCTGAAAATCAATATCATGACTTCAAAGACTGCTCGCCACGAGGCGGAGCGTAAAGACCAGTGTTGGATTTGCTCAAGCTCATTTTACCAACAGTGCGAGGGGATAATAACACGCCCTCCCGGAACCTCAACGCCCGACAAGGTCCGAGATCTTGGATCGTGGGACATTCTCCGAAATCGTTGCAAAGTGGGGAATTTTGTGAACTCATCCAATCAACCCGTGAAGAAAATGGGAGGAGTGACAATCTCTTGAAAGCTCTGTATTGTCTGGGACTCATATGGTCACTCGCCAGTATTTTGAACAGATCCTGAAACCTGAATTTTCTCTCTCAAAGACTGCGGAAACTGACCATTCCACAAGTTTCCGGACTGGTTCTAACCAAGAAATTGACAAAAACATGTCTCACCTCAATGCGAATGAACGGACCTGGGATCGCCTTGCAAGAGAGAACAGCCAGTTCGCAAATGTTGCTTCCGATGAAGAATGTGCTCATCCGCTGCTGGCTCTGGATCGCCGGGGGTGGCTCCCAGGTTCAGTCAAAGGGATGGATGTCCTTTGCCTCGCTTCAGGCGGTGGTTGGCAGTCGATTCTGTATGCCGTTGCAGGTGCAAACGTGACTGTCGTTGATCTCTCACCGGAAATGCTCAAGCGTGATGTGCAGCAGGCAGAAATTCGGAATGTCTCCGTCAAAGCGGTACAGGCATCGATGGACGACCTCTCTGAATTTGGCGACTCCTGCTTTGATATTGTGCACCATCCGGTGAGCAGCTGTTACATCCCAAGACTGAAAACCGTCTACAAGGAAGTCGCTCGACTCCTTCGTCCGGGGGGCCTTTACATCAGCCAGCACAAACAGCCAACCAGTCTGCAAATTGTAGAACGTGATCAGCGTAACCGATATGTTCTCGGAGTCTCGTATTATCACAACGATCCACTTCCGGCAGTTCAAGATACCGCTTACCGGGAGGAAGGTGCTGTGGAGTACCTGCACCGTTGGGAAGAACTCGTTGGGGAACTCTGTCGGACAGGGTTTGTGATTGAAGATCTTAGCGAGCCGCGACGTGGAGATCCCAAAGCCAAGCCGGGAGACTTCAGGCATCGTGGAATGTTCACAGCTCCTTATGTCAGGATTAAAGCACGCAGGCGACAAGCGGAATCGAACATTGCCTCCCAACCAACCATCTGGACTCCAGAATCATAAACCCAGAATCATAAACCCAGAATCATAAACCCAGAATCGTGAACCCAGAATCGTGAACCCAGAATCGTGAACCCAGAATCGTGAACCCAGAATCGTGAACCCAGAATCGTGAACACTGCAGCCAGAGAAGTCGCCAAAGAAGTTGCCTGATGACTTCAGGTCGCGGGGGGCTCATCGACGAATAAAAAAGACCTCAGAGCCGAACTTGTCAGCCCTGAGGTCTTGAACGATTTCAGTAAGCGAAGAACGATTACGAAAGTGTTCCGCCAAAGATAGCGTTGGAGCCGAGCATCTCTTCGATGCGGAGCAACTGATTGTATTTGCAGATCCGGTCAGTTCGGCTCGCAGAACCAGTTTTGATTTGACCAGTTCCGAGTGCAACAGCCAAGTCGGCAATCGTGGTATCTTCGGTCTCTCCTGAGCGGTGACTCATCACAGCTGTGTAGCCGTTTTTGTAGGCGAGGTCGACAGCTTGCATCGTCTCTGTCAATGTGCCAATTTGGTTCACTTTGACAAGAATGCTGTTCGCGATTCCGTTATCGATTCCGCGTTTCAGGCGTTCACTGTTCGTTACGAACAGGTCATCACCGACAAGCTGGCACTTGCCGTTCAGTTTTTCAGTAAGAGCCTTCCAGCCATCCCAATCGTCTTCGAACAGGCCATCTTCAATTGAGCAGATGGGATATTTATCAACCCATTCCGACAGGAGGTCGACCATTCCAGCTGAATCGAGTTCGCGACCTTCGACGGTGTAAACTCCATCTTTGTGGAACTCTGAGGCTGCACAGTCGAGAGCGATTTTGACTTGATCTCCAGGTGTGTAACCAGCATTTTCAATCGCGGTCAAAATGACTTCGATAGCAGTTTCACTTTTCGGAAGATCGGGAGCAAAGCCCCCTTCGTCTCCGACAGCTGTGCTCATGCCTTTGTCCTGAAGGACATTTTTCAGGCTGTGGAAGATTTCGGTTCCACAACGGAGTGCGTCGCTGAAACGCTCGAATCCGAGTGGCATGACCATGAATTCCTGCAGGTCAATGCCGTTGTTGGCGTGTGCTCCCCCATTGATGATGTTCATCATCGGTGCTGGCAAACGAGAAGCCCCTGCTCCGCCGAGGTAACGGAAAAGTGGAACTCCACAAGAATTCGCAGCTGCGTGAGCAGCAGCCATGGAGCAGGCGAGAATCGCGTTAGCACCCAGGCGAGCTTTGTTAGGGGTTCCATCTGCTTTGATCATCAACTGGTCGAGAGCTGCCTGGTCGAAGGCATCTTGCCCGGAAAGCAGTTCATCCAACTCTCCGTTGATATTCTCAACAGCTTTCGTCACGCCCTTTCCGAGATAAACACTCTTGTCACCATCACGAAGCTCACAGGCTTCGTGGGCTCCGGTACTCGCTCCACTTGGGACAGCAGCACGACCAGCTGTTCCATCTTCAAGCAGCACGTCGACTTCAACAGTCGGGTTTCCACGGCTATCAAGAATCTGCCGTCCGTGGACTTCTAAGATTGCCATACTCATCTGAATCATCCTCTGTAAATCTTTTCTGATACGATACTTATAGAAATCCCCGCTGTACGCAGGAATTTGGAGACAGGAATCCTGTGTGCTCTCTGTGGGGGTTTTAGCAAACAGAGGCAGCAATCACCACAAACTGGGGAAATCTTCAAGATTTCCTCTCAATCGAGAGCTGACAAGCCGAAACGACACACCCTCCCATTTTGC from Thalassoglobus polymorphus includes the following:
- the eno gene encoding phosphopyruvate hydratase, with the protein product MSMAILEVHGRQILDSRGNPTVEVDVLLEDGTAGRAAVPSGASTGAHEACELRDGDKSVYLGKGVTKAVENINGELDELLSGQDAFDQAALDQLMIKADGTPNKARLGANAILACSMAAAHAAANSCGVPLFRYLGGAGASRLPAPMMNIINGGAHANNGIDLQEFMVMPLGFERFSDALRCGTEIFHSLKNVLQDKGMSTAVGDEGGFAPDLPKSETAIEVILTAIENAGYTPGDQVKIALDCAASEFHKDGVYTVEGRELDSAGMVDLLSEWVDKYPICSIEDGLFEDDWDGWKALTEKLNGKCQLVGDDLFVTNSERLKRGIDNGIANSILVKVNQIGTLTETMQAVDLAYKNGYTAVMSHRSGETEDTTIADLAVALGTGQIKTGSASRTDRICKYNQLLRIEEMLGSNAIFGGTLS
- a CDS encoding class I SAM-dependent methyltransferase; amino-acid sequence: MSHLNANERTWDRLARENSQFANVASDEECAHPLLALDRRGWLPGSVKGMDVLCLASGGGWQSILYAVAGANVTVVDLSPEMLKRDVQQAEIRNVSVKAVQASMDDLSEFGDSCFDIVHHPVSSCYIPRLKTVYKEVARLLRPGGLYISQHKQPTSLQIVERDQRNRYVLGVSYYHNDPLPAVQDTAYREEGAVEYLHRWEELVGELCRTGFVIEDLSEPRRGDPKAKPGDFRHRGMFTAPYVRIKARRRQAESNIASQPTIWTPES
- a CDS encoding ATP-dependent helicase, whose protein sequence is MDLSHLNPAQREAVKTVNGPVLVLAGAGTGKTRVITYRIGELLRTGVPADRILSVTFTNKAAKEMLERTKSLIGSNLKVKPWISTFHSLCVGVLRSDISVLGYPEKFSIMDRGDQESMARRVLRDIRVTEKSLRPGDLLSLISKWKSIGIAPDRATEAALDDKEYLGGLAYRRYQQNLKATGTVDFDDLLLLTERLFLNYPEVLAKHQQRFSHVQIDEYQDTNGIQFRIIDALVREHQNLCVVGDDDQSIYGWRGAELKHILGFAQQFPGTKVIRLEENYRCTDSILDLANRLVKHNRERHQKVLRTNKKSHEDVRFLELPDEQTEAERVVHEIKHLNESRRIPLKDFAILFRTNEQPRIFESELRRRQIPYVLMGSQSFYDRKEIRDLLCYMKVIARDDDEQALLRIINTPTRGIGIGSVEKLLKRAVRTGKKIWDVVPDSLNEGELTQKTADAVLHLHSQFQRWRAQYHNNPDQLDTLTHQLVKEIRYENEIEKQYKDELQQATRKAVLEDYINSLAEYVDRTAKPSLGDYLDSIALERRDEEPDKEAKANADAVKLMTLHSAKGLEFPRVYLVGMEEGLLPHKRTIDGTEAEIAEERRLAYVGVTRAQNSLTLSRAATRRKWGKVKPSPPSRFLFEMRREKD